CAACAGCTTGGGCAGTTTGAGTCTTCTTTGCCTTCTTcctacactttcttccatttTTTCACATTTTGCCCTCTTTCTTGCATGTTTTCCTTTTCACGCCTTCATTAAGCAGCTTCCGAACTTAATGATCCATACCCTGCCAAAAAACATCTTTTTTCATGCAAATATTCAACTAATAAGTGCGAAAAGTGATCGTTTCCGAGTGACGAAAACTAGCCTATCAACTGCCATCCAAGTTCTCAGACTATGAGATGGCCTATTTTGCACTTAATGTGGGGGAGTGTATAGAATTTGATGAACCTGCCACATATGAGGAAGCAATGAAGGGAAATGAATGGGAGAAATGGTTTGAGGCTATGAAAGACGAAATAGAGTCACTCATGAAAAATAAGACTTGGATCCTCTCTGACAGGTCAACTTCACAAAAGCCAGTTGGGTGTAATGGATTTTCAAAAAGAAAGTAGAGGTTTCTGATGGAAATAAGGTCAAATACAAAGCAATATTAGTTGCAAAGGGATATTTGCAAAAGGAAGGAGAGTATTTTAATGAGGTATTCTCCCCAGTTGTAAAGGACCCTTCCATCAGAATCTTGTTGTCTGTAGTTGCTCAGAGAAACTGGGAGCTACATCAACTTGATGTCAAGACAGCATTCCTGCGTGGAGATTTGATTGAGACTATATACATGGAGCAGCCAAAAGGGTTTGTTGTTCAAGGGCAGGAGGATAAagtttgtttgttgaagaaaaGCCTATATGGCCTAAAGCAAAGCAGTGGGCAATGGTATCTCAAGTTTGATTCACACCTAACAGCATTGGTTTCATCAAGTCAGCTTATGACAATTGTGTATATATAAAGTCTGATGGAAAGAAGGCATTGGCCTATCTAGtgctatatgttgatgatatgctagtGGCTGCAACTGACATGAATGAAATAAGATCAGTAAAGTCTGAATTGAGTAgggagtttgagatgaaggatctagaGGAGGCTAGAAGGATTCTGGGAATGGACATTCAGAGGAACATAGATAAATGAGAGATTTATCTGGTGCAGACTGATTACTTGAACAAAGTTATTAAAAGGTTCCAGATGGAGGATTCCAAGAAGGTATCTATACGACTAGCTCAACATTTCAAGCTATCACTACAGCAGGTCCCTGATACAGATCAAGAGAAATAAGAGATGTTAAAGATCCCCTAGGAAAATATCATAGGAAGCATCATGTACTGCATGATCTGCACAAGACCAGACTTGGCTCATGGTATAATTGTCACAAGCAGGTATATGAAGGAATTTAGAAGAGAGCACTGGTATGCCCTGAAGTGGATGTTGAGGTACATAAAAGGCAACAAGGATCTTAGAATTTTGTTTAAGAAGAAAGATCCTGGAGATGATGATCCATTAATTGGCTATTGTGACTCAGATTATGCTGCAAAtttggacaacagaaagtcacAGACAGGTTACATATTCAAGCTTCATGGTGCTGCAGTTAGTTGGAAATCCACACTTCAACCTGTTGTTGTGTTATCTACCACAGAGGCTGAGTATATTGCTCTAACTGAGGCAGTGAAAGAAGGGATCTGGTTAAAAGGAATCTTGGCCGATTTTGGAGTAGAGCAGAAAAGAGTCAAGAGAGTTTTGTGATAATACTGGAGCTATCAGTTTGGCAAGACACCAAGTGTTTCATGAAAGATGTAAACACATAGATATTCGGCTACATTTCATCAGAGACCGGATTGAAAAGGATGAGGTAGAAGTATTGAAAGTTGGCACAGAAGACAATGCGGCTAATGCATTGACTAAGGCACTGCCAGTCTCTAAGCTCGAGCATTGCTTGAGACTGGTGAGTGTAGTTGCACAGTGAGGTGGAGTTTTGAGTTGGAGACGAAGTATGAGGGGTGATTCACAtgtccaaggtggagattgttaggttCGTGGTCATGTGAATTGGCTCGAGCCTGGTTCGGATGAGATGGCTCGGAGCATTGGCTCGGATAAAACAGACTCAGCAATGCATGTTGTTTGGAATAGTTAGTTATAAGGGCATTGGATGAGTTGTGTCATACAGAAGATGACTACTCATTTTTCATAGCAGAGGAGAATCAAAAGAGTGAGAGAAGAAAGAAACACTTGAGCCCAGATCTTGAGATGAGATAGAGTGCGTGTGTGTAACACTCACTCCTTTACAAGCCATTAGAGGAAAAATGACAACTCTCCTTTAACTATAGGAGACAAATGACTCACCAAATGAGAGTTGTTAGCCTAGTACCTAGTACTACAAATACCACCAAATGAGAGTTCTTAGCCAAGTACCTAGTACTACAAATACAAACAAAACTCCTTAACTAAATGTACTACAAAGGGATCAAATAAGAGGATATGCTATGTATGAAAACAAATGAGGAGCAACCCCATTTAATTCTCCAAAGTACACCAAGTTTTGCCTATATAAACCTCTTCACACACATCAATCTTCCCTCCTATACACCTTAAGTTTCTTCCACCAGAATAACAAATTGGATAGCTAGAGGTGGGCATGAATTTGGAGTTCGTATTCGATCTTTTCAAGAATTCACATATCGAAAGGTATAACACTTTCCTTTTCAAACACTTCTTTTTCTTCATGAATGGCATATCATACATATTTCGAACAATAGCATCAAATCGAGCACCCTCTTAatgttgtaaataaaaaaaaccactaGAAAGGACATAACTGGAATATAAAGAACCTATCTTTCACGGGTCGTTCGGTTGTAAACGGGGGGCTGTCCGGTTTCTGTCGGGGTGAATCGGGGttgtttcggggctgttcgcGCTGAGTAGGGGATGCCGAGTGGTTGAACAGGGGCTTCCGAACAGCCGTTGCCGGAGAACTGAGAGGATTGATGGACTGATCCTCGAACTAGAAAGCggcgatggccgaatggcggcaGCGGCGATGGCGACGAGGGCTTGATGGCGACAACGACGGCGGTGTGCAGCACGGCGAACCGCGCTACGTCTCCTGCTGTGGCCTGACCCTGCGGCGACAACCTGGGAGTGCACGGGCTGCCGAACAGCAGCCATCGACGCGACGAACTGCTGCTGCGCGCGGCGTTTGTGCACAACAGCGACGGGCTCTCGAATTTGGGGGAGCCTCCTACCTAGGGTTCCTAATTTGAGTAAATTAATGGTGAAAGAAGAGGGGGGAAGCGACGTGGGAGTATGAAAAGATTGGGCCTCCCCAATTGATTCTCTATTTTGGGCCTTTCATTTAGGAGAAATTAAATTGATGATTGGGCTGCAATTAAGTTAAAGTAGAAGGAAGAATGGGTTGGAACTTCTAAATGGATGGGCCTGAAAATGTTAAATAAAGAAATAGGTTAATTCTTTCATTTTGGGCCTGCTGCGGAAATTAAATTCGCGGACCCTCATTAAATTTTTACCCTACCAATTAATTGATGGTCCGCTAATTAATCCAGcgataataaataaaaaaattctcaGACTTTAGTTTAGTGCTCGAATAATTAAGGTTAAGGGATAGTACACTAATTAATTCTGAAATAATGGATAGACCTCGGACTTATTTTAATGCTTTACATAGGAAGTAATGCTCTGTCGTTAAACGAACAATTGGCAGACCtccacataaaattaaatcgcatgatttaattaaagctcaaaggaaaaaaaaggggaaTAAGATTACCACACACTTAAGAATGCATTCACGTTAAGTAATTTGGCTTCTTAAGCCTAATTAagtattattttcttcttcctaATTATGGAATGAGCTACCAATTAAAATACAAGTATGACTAAAATTCTGATTTAATTTATAGGCTCTCCTAATGTTTTTCCAATTAAATAATGAATAGCCCACTATTTAATTTCGTGACAATGAATTTAAATTACCGAGACTTAACTAATGCTCGAATTATTTTTGCAAATCcccaaataaatttaaatcacACGATTTAATTAACGCTCAAGGACTACTTATGAATTAAGGAAAAATGGACTAAAATGATCATGCATTTAGGATGCATTCATGTTAAGTTCATTTGGCTTCTTAATGCCTGATTTAAGTATACTTCATTTTCTAAAGGGACGTCGTCGCATGTCAAGTAAGACCAAGTCGAGGAACTTTCAATTAAGGAATTAAGCTTTGAGGTGGACATTCTTTTCAAAACGTGATTTTAGCATGAATATGCGAATCTTTTCTAATATgcttgtcatgccatgttttgcttttacgattacctatctgtttggctatgccaatcatgttaaatcgaatttgggtcccagtagggccgaaaaccctactcggactagtatacacatatggggaccgtgtgctagctttcgagttggccggtccagtgaccgtcgtggaatgtggccacattcccggttcacatacgttcagatatggtatctatgtttatgtgattgcgcaatcaattttatgaCATGAAAGGAATTTAGTGAGTCGGGCCCTTTTGAATAAAAACCCTGTGTTCACTCAACTATGGCTGACAAATTAAATAGAACTTATTTTGGCACTatgttcactgagtatatcaagtactcaaccctgcatgtttctttcctaacgtgcaggttgaacgtgaccgaggaggcgaaggtgttgggaaatgactattaataagtagttaggtaacccaaagtagtatgtcttcatacgtacTATTTTGTCTTGGACTATTCCGCTGCAATAGAACTATGTTCTAGGAATTTATGAATTTAGTCTTGACACTCTGATTTCACTTTGACCATGTGCTCATTCGCCTTCGAAACTATTATCTCGAGTGGATTATTTCTCTTATGTTTATTTCATGAttggtgagattattttagtcacgAAATAGCTACGCTCACTAGTACTAggaagttgtggtcgtgacagtgTGTGTTGTTCTTCAATCCGTTTTGTGTTTCCTATAGTAATCTTCATCTAGCATTAGTGAATAAAATATCCTCATGCagtttcccgtggacgtaggtttgATTaaaccgaaccacgtaaaatcctTGTGTTGTTTCTGTTCTTGATCGTTCTTGGATTCAATCGTCATCATAAACCAACATGGTCttcataaattaatttaaatgtgaaGTTATTTCTGGTAGTATCATGACATATCCTAATAGGCTTTATATTTGGAAAGATGGGGGAAGAGACGAGAccgatcaagttatatggaaagataacCAATCGGGTGGATCAGTTTGCAATTGTCGTTGCGACTTGATGAAGGCACCTGTCTCTctttcaaaattatttataactccctaacATGCATCCTACTTTAAACAGTaagcggcaagtacggggtcgatcccacaaagaagctggtgcgttgagtgtgtgtttagtgaacaggaTTTTGGCTAcggccacgctttaagttgggagttttaaactactggattaaactaggcagaatgtaaactatctacttgatcaagggaCATATCATGCTGGAAAAAGTAAACTGATCAGGTAAGTGacaaattgaaataattaactTAACTACCTAAGCATACGATTCTACGAGATACTTTACCATTCAACATTATGCAAGTTCAAACTTATGGATCTGGGAATTTAAGACCAAAACTAAGCTATAACAGTCAACAAGATTTCCGAAGATAAATAACTTTGATTTAAAAACAGAATTCTGAACAGATCTTGGAAAATGCGGAATACAAAACAAGAACGATTGCTTTCAACTACTTAACAACATGAAATTTAACTAAGTAACTAGAACTGAAATTAAAGAAAGTGATAGATCCGAGAGATCCTCGGTCGGCAGATGATTCTCGCCTGCTTCTCTTCTCAGTGGAGTGCCTTGATCAGGCAGCTTCTCGACGCTTGACAGTTGAGCTCTCCCGCTGACCCAGCTGGCCGCGGTCGCTCACAGAAATCCATCACCGCCTTCGCggtggcttgatcatccatctcGCCCACTTTCATAGCGTCGTACCAGCCAACGACTTCTTTCTCAATTTCTTCGTCTGCTGCAGAGTCTGTGAATTGTCTCTGTAGGAACTCCTCTTCTAGATACTCTTGCACCAGAGGCTCGactgtgtccactgagtgcacgTTCTCACTGTCCCTCGGCCTCTTCATCGCTTCATCGATGTTTAACGTGAATTGTTCTCCATTGAAGTCCAGACTGATCGTCCCTTTGTGGACGTCGATTATTGTGCTGGCTATAGACAGGAATGGCCTCCCCAataagactccactagactccttCGTTGCTGGATCTGTCATTTTGATGATGAAAAAGTCGACTGGGTACTTGTTCACCTTCACAATCACATCTTCAAGAATTCCCTCGGGGTGAATGCAAGACATGTCGGCTAGCCGTATCATGATGTCGGTGTCGACAAGCTTAGGCTCTCCcagcttcttgtatatagaatacAGCATCACATTGATAGACGCCCCTAGATCGCACATTGTCTGTTCCACTTGAATGTCTCCAATTGAGATTGGGAGTGTGAACATCCCTGGGTCGGTCTTCTTTGATGGGAGGCCACTCCGCTGGATCACTGCAGAGATATTCTCCTCTGTAACCATCCTTCCTTCTTCAGTGACCCTTCCCGCCACGTAGTCTTTGACAAATTTACTGATAGTGGGCATCTTCAACG
This sequence is a window from Salvia splendens isolate huo1 chromosome 5, SspV2, whole genome shotgun sequence. Protein-coding genes within it:
- the LOC121803820 gene encoding uncharacterized protein LOC121803820, translated to MSLGELRGNEGKIPATVQPTGRENISEVSLRSGKLYQSPTPPASPPVSTLGLRREEGAESSSLDQAAGGKDKGKTKVCGETSGEGQGNGTEKTKPYPYRGMITRKRDATIDLASLFKDVEVKVPLLTALKMPTISKFVKDYVAGRVTEEGRMVTEENISAVIQRSGLPSKKTDPGMFTLPISIGDIQVEQTMCDLGASINVMLYSIYKKLGEPKLVDTDIMIRLADMSCIHPEGILEDVIVKVNKYPVDFFIIKMTDPATKESSGVLLGRPFLSIASTIIDVHKGTISLDFNGEQFTLNIDEAMKRPRDSENVHSVDTVEPLVQEYLEEEFLQRQFTDSAADEEIEKEVVGWYDAMKVGEMDDQATAKAVMDFCERPRPAGSAGELNCQASRSCLIKALH
- the LOC121803819 gene encoding secreted RxLR effector protein 161-like; the encoded protein is MYCMICTRPDLAHGIIVTSRYMKEFRREHWYALKWMLRYIKGNKDLRILFKKKDPGDDDPLIGYCDSDYAANLDNRKSQTGYIFKLHGAAVSWKSTLQPVVVLSTTEAEYIALTEAVKEGIWLKGILADFGVEQKRVKRVLDRIEKDEVEVLKVGTEDNAANALTKALPVSKLEHCLRLVSVVAQ